The Panthera uncia isolate 11264 chromosome B3 unlocalized genomic scaffold, Puncia_PCG_1.0 HiC_scaffold_1, whole genome shotgun sequence genome segment CTTTTGCATTCATTAGGAAATTGATTGCTAAGTCATTATATTCAGGCATGGACATTTATCAGAAGAAATATACTCCTGAGGTTTAAAAGTCTAGAACTATcttgtccaatatggtagcaaTTAGCTACGTtactattgagcacttgaaatataacTAAGTAGAATTGAGGTGCACTGGATTTCTATGAAAATTACTATTCACATagagtataaaatatttcatcagtaatttaaaaaatattaattacatgctgaaatgataacattttggaCATGCTGGGTTAAATAAGATTTAATgttatttcacttgtttcttttaatttttttatatggctATTAGAAGATTTAATCtaacattatatttctattgaatAGTGCTGATCTACAATGTTACTCTAGAATGTTACTGGTCTGTTCTGTGAAAACCACTCTGTATAAGCTGACAGCACTGTACCAATAAGGCTGGTAATATGCGTTAAGAACTTAAGAGGAGTCAGAAGAAGTGGTCATGTCTGCGCACTTGAATCCAGCCAGTTTGGGCAGGAATATAAACTGATCAAAGAGAATAGGTATAGACAGCTATAATctactttgaaatatatttttaaaatccacacTAATTAATGAAtagatgaaagaaagacaaacagctAACAAAACAagtatagtaaaatgttaatagtagaATCAAGGAAATGGGTGTACAGATGTTCGCTGTAAATTCTTTAaactttaatgtattttaaaaatgtttcataataaaatgttgaaaaaaaaaagggaaacaggaAGCATTGTCTCAGCATGGAATAGTAGCTGATAAGGATTAAACTAGAGGGTTAGGAGGCCTGTTCCAGATACCATCGCTGTTAAAATGTATACTTTGCAGTTTCTTTGTTGGTGGAGAACAGGACAATGAACTATTAATGTATGCATAATAATAgtgaagaaagtatttttttctgacaactacagttctttatatttgttatctGAATTCTGCCTTCAGGAAGTAAGGCTTTTCAATAAAACTATAAggtcttttattttacattcaaaaactttcttttaagaGTAGAGAGTTAATCCCTTTCATGAAGATGGCAGTGAAGGCAGAAggaagcccctgcccctcccaaagccaaagccaaagcaaaGGCTTTGAAGGCCAAGAAAGCAGTGCTGAAAGTCGTCcacagtcataaaaaaaagaTCCGCAGGTCACCTACATTCCGAGGGCCCAAGACACTGTGTCTCCGAAGGCAGCCCAAATATCCTCTAAAGGGCGCCCCCAGGAGAAACAACCTTGACCACTATGCCATCATCAAGTTCCCCCTGACTACCGAGTCAgccatgaagaaaacagaagacaacaACACTCTTGTGTTCATTGTGGATGCCAAGGCCAACAAGCACCAGATCAAACAGGCTGTGAAGAAGCTCTATGACATTGACGTGGCCAAGGTCTACACTCTGATCAGGCctgatggagaaaagaaagcatatgttcaACTGGCTCCTGACTATGATGCTTTGGATGTTGCCAACAAAATTGGGATCATCTAAACTGAGTCCAGCTGgctaaatctaaatataaattttttcaacataaaaaaaaaaaaaaaaagagtagagagtTAAAAGGCCTAGGAAAACACTTCAGCATTTATGTCATGTAGGATATAAATGTAGGCGCATGCCCAAAAGGCTCTGGCGTCCTTAGGTAAATGGCTTGACAGTATTCATTTGTTCAGCATTATTAGGCTGTTAGtcctgaagaaaatataaaagaaacacaaccaccttgagaaaagaattcaaaaagaGATGACTCCACGTGATAATAATCTACTATCAGCAAACTTCAGGGGTTAAAAATCAACATACTGAATGCAATAAAGTTCATGTGTTAGAATTTCAACACTGCTGAATGACAAACAAATGGCAAATGTGTAATcactacagagaagaaaacttctCATCGACTTTCTCAATGAGCAGCACTGGAACACTgctaaataattaatataaattatgtgtcctaaaatagaaatggaatggaCCTTGAGAAACAATCCAGGTTAGTTCTATGGTCTCATGAACATAAAAACTCTCACAttagaaaacagatgaatgaggcccagagaagctcaCTGTCTTACCTAAGGTCACCTGGTCAAAAAACATTGGTGGTGGGAATGGTGTGCAGTTTTTCTGACATCTGATATATGATGATGTTGCTAGTCTACAGACTTGTGATGGAGAAAAAGAGATTGGCTTCAGGTCAGGGGTGAATATTTAGGAATGATCTATCACCTTGACCTACAAGGTTTAAACCTGGTGCtggttggtgggaatataaagtataaaatagcTATGGGCCTGCACAGTGTAGACGTAGCCAATATTTAAATCAGAGGTCTTAACCAGTAAACTATAAGCTACCAACAGAGTCTGAGGTTTCACGTGAGTGCCACTATCCTCCCTCTAACTCTACAGCTTGGCCCCCTTCTCACTGTGAAGGGAAGTAGGAGTAACACCAGTGTCCTCTACCCTACTCAGGGAATTCGCTAACAGCATTCCCCCACTCCTCTCCCATCTGATGACCTCAAGCCTTTAGGGATATAAAAAACACTTATTCaccagaaagaaatggagaaccaAACAAAAGGTACGTTGTCTATCATAAGAACCACT includes the following:
- the LOC125909051 gene encoding 60S ribosomal protein L23a-like, whose protein sequence is MEASVTETHDNGKRKQQRELLFRSIKTVEEETIDDVTTALKDMMVLTSLDFVRAKEANISHGRTLDPERENVKVFRHSMEQKEAPAPPKAKAKAKALKAKKAVLKVVHSHKKKIRRSPTFRGPKTLCLRRQPKYPLKGAPRRNNLDHYAIIKFPLTTESAMKKTEDNNTLVFIVDAKANKHQIKQAVKKLYDIDVAKVYTLIRPDGEKKAYVQLAPDYDALDVANKIGII